From Acinetobacter sp. WCHA45, a single genomic window includes:
- a CDS encoding DUF4747 family protein — protein sequence MAGSRSCSVLYTAFDVQIFSDEVSTKTYIDLFLDLSGNLREVPLQARSNYVKFDSIKPLNEDKLEHGFRCEIFKSTGLTSNFRDTVESQNVKLDTNRYIPTNYKANPKDFSAVFYPSERKIICELSFKKNKTAHAIVEEFLKKLVNTPTLNNKFKRIEITPIYEKITADDINHNKTLTYVEAVINNIPDSFDDPNIVLSDKDRIFLKSLADSNLESYSQVLKSKKTKFLELTDLNKDFIRLAIEYGFVKFHYKNIDSLTEKKSTLNISPFTKRLKIFPEEVYGDFLIRETRKIAEHLA from the coding sequence ATGGCAGGTTCACGTTCATGTTCTGTTCTTTATACAGCTTTTGATGTACAGATTTTTTCTGACGAGGTTTCAACAAAGACATATATAGATTTGTTTTTGGATCTAAGTGGGAATCTTCGTGAAGTACCTTTGCAAGCTCGTTCCAATTACGTAAAGTTTGACAGTATAAAGCCTTTAAATGAAGATAAATTAGAGCATGGCTTTAGATGTGAGATCTTTAAAAGTACTGGGCTTACCAGCAATTTTAGAGACACGGTAGAATCTCAAAATGTAAAATTAGATACTAATAGATATATTCCGACAAACTATAAAGCAAACCCTAAAGATTTTAGCGCTGTTTTCTATCCATCGGAAAGAAAAATTATTTGTGAATTATCTTTTAAAAAGAATAAAACAGCGCATGCAATTGTTGAAGAATTTCTTAAGAAATTAGTTAATACACCTACGCTAAATAATAAGTTTAAGCGAATTGAAATAACGCCAATTTATGAAAAAATTACGGCTGATGATATTAATCATAATAAAACACTGACTTACGTTGAAGCAGTTATAAATAATATTCCTGATTCTTTTGATGATCCAAATATAGTTTTATCTGATAAAGATAGAATTTTCTTAAAAAGTCTGGCGGATAGTAATTTAGAGTCCTATTCTCAGGTTCTTAAAAGTAAAAAAACAAAGTTTTTAGAACTAACTGATCTAAATAAAGATTTTATTAGATTAGCCATAGAATATGGATTTGTAAAATTTCATTATAAAAATATTGATAGTTTAACAGAAAAGAAAAGTACACTTAATATCTCACCATTTACGAAACGTCTAAAAATCTTTCCAGAAGAAGTTTATGGGGATTTCTTAATACGAGAAACGAGAAAAATAGCAGAACATCTTGCTTAA